Proteins found in one Muntiacus reevesi chromosome 2, mMunRee1.1, whole genome shotgun sequence genomic segment:
- the EPS8L1 gene encoding epidermal growth factor receptor kinase substrate 8-like protein 1 isoform X2, with protein sequence MSTAPGPKASLKQSAKSIYEQRKRYSTEVMSDVSTNAVNHLVTFCLGEDAIHTVEDASQKLALMDSQGRIWAQDMLLSVSPSHVTLLDPLSKEELECYPVSAIVRCDTVRPPGQRRPLLLLVCQEPERAQPDVHFFQGRCVGVESIQEEIQRALHNYRSGCGERRAAALRATSVEPQQHPSPIAEAAPLPHRPTFRAAIHTVQPAAGRGRPQAEPIPEAEETRRPGREEVCLSSDPASPDLGPRGPDLASLQAERDVDILNHVFDDVEKFISKLQKSAEASRVLEHRERSRRTRHREAGDGLLALRAKPPSRAEYTDVLQKIKYAFSLLARLRGNIANPTSQELLHFLFGPLQMIVDTLGGPQLARDVRRPHLTSEAVTLLRDNVTQRENTLWTSLGDSWTRPGMDLPPEEGPPYRPEFYSGWEPPAMDPQGRAWEDPVEKQLQHERRRQQQSAPQVAVNGHPDGEPEAEPQGPEPAGKWALCNYDFQARNSSELSVKEWDILEVLDDQRKWWKVQDQRGQKGYVPYNILTPHPGPRGGCSLENSTAVPPPPPAPAPGPAPATPPPPEPAPAQAPPALPTSALAPAPAPPPPPLPPPAPALAPGGAQTQAPAPAPARSPRDSCENLSNLDLGKKENFCPMLLLSINEELQARLAQGLTGPSRAAPGPRAPESQLSPRSSASEVCAWLQAKGFSSGTVAALGELSGAQLFSLPKEKFRALSPEEGARVYSQITVQRSLLEDKENVSELEAVMKKQKKRMENEVETEVF encoded by the exons ATGAGCACCGCCCCTGG CCCGAAAGCTTCTCTCAAACAGAGTGCCAAGTCTATCTATG AACAGAGAAAGCGCTACTCCACTGAGGTCATGTCCGACGTTTCCACCAACGCAGTCAAT CACCTGGTGACCTTCTGCCTGGGTGAGGATGCCATACACACGGTGGAGGACGCCTCGCAGAAGCTGGCCCTCATGGACAGCCAAGGCCGCATCTGGGCCCAGGACATGCTGCTGAGCGTGTCTCCCAGCCACGTCACGCTGCTGGACCCGCTCTCCAAG GAGGAGCTGGAGTGCTACCCGGTGAGCGCCATCGTGCGGTGCGACACGGTGAGGCCGCCGGGCCAGAGACGCCCTCTGCTGCTGCTCGTGTGCCAGGAGCCGGAGCGCGCGCAGCCCGACGTGCATTTCTTCCAGGGCCGCTGTGTCGGG GTGGAGTCGATCCAAGAGGAAATCCAGAGAGCTCTGCACAACTACCGCTCGGGCTGCGGGGAGCGCAGGGCGGCGGCACTCAG GGCTACGTCAGTGGAGCCACAGCAACACCCCTCGCCCATCGCCGAGGCTGCGCCGCTGCCGCATCGCCCGACATTCCGCGCGGCGATCCACACCGTGCAGCCGGCCGCGGGCCGCGGGCGACCCCAGGCGGAGCCCATCCCAGAGGCGGAGGAGACGCGGAGGCCGGGCCGGGAGGAGGTCTGCCTCAGCTCTGACCCGGCCTCCCCAGACCTGGGGCCCCGTGGCCCGGACCTGGCCAGTCTGCAGGCGGAGCGGGATGTG GACATCCTGAACCACGTGTTCGACGACGTGGAGAAGTTCATATCCAAGCTGCAGAAGTCGGCCGAGGCGTCCCGAGTGCTGGAGCACCGAGAGCGCAGCCGCAGGACCCGGCACCGGGAGGCCGGGG ACGGCCTCCTGGCGCTGCGGGCCAAGCCGCCCTCAAGGGCCGAGTACACCGACGTGCTTCAGAAAATCAAGTACGCCTTCAGCCTGCTG GCCCGGTTGCGCGGCAACATCGCCAACCCCACCTCCCAGGAGCTGCTGCACTTCCTGTTCGGTCCTCTGCAGATG ATTGTAGACACCTTGGGCGGCCCGCAGTTGGCCAGAGACGTGAGGCGGCCGCATCTGACTTCGGAGGCTGTGACACTGCTGCGAGACAACGTCACTCAACGTGAAAACACGCTCTGGACCTCGCTGGGGGACTCTTGGACGCGTCCGGG GATGGACCTGCCCCCAGAGGAGGGGCCCCCATACAGACCTGAGTTCTACAGCGGCTGGGAGCCCCCAGCCATGGACCCACAGGGCCGTGCCTGGGAGGATCCAGTAGAGAAACAGCTACAGCACGAGAGGCGGCGCCAGCAG CAAAGCGCTCCCCAGGTCGCTGTCAATGG tCACCCAGACGGGGAACCAGAAGCTGAGCCCCAGGGGCCGGAGCCGGCGGGAAAGTGGGCCCTATGTAATTATGACTTCCAGGCGCGCAACAGCAGTGAGCTGTCCGTCAAGGAGTGGGACATACTGGAG GTCCTAGATGACCAGCGCAAGTGGTGGAAGGTCCAGGACCAGCGTGGGCAGAAGGGATACGTACCCTATAATATCCTGACACCCCATCCGGGGCCGCGGGGGGGCTGCAGTCTG GAGAATAGCACGGCCGTTCCCCCTCCACCACCAGCGCCGGCCCCGGGCCCGGCTCCAGCTACCCCTCCTCCACCAGAGCCGGCCCCGGCCCAGGCTCCCCCCGCTCTTCCCACATCTGCCTTGGCCCCGGCCCCtgcgcccccgccccctccccttcccccaccagcGCCAGCCCTGGCTCCAGGAGGAGCGCAGACCCAGGCTCCGGCTCCGGCTCCAGCTCGGTCTCCCAGGGACAGCTGCGAGAACCTCAGCAATTTGGACTTGGGCAAGAAGG AGAATTTCTGCCCGATGCTCTTGCTCAGTATCAACGAGGAGCTGCAGGCACGCCTGGCCCAGGGCCTCACGGGCCCCAGCCGCGCTGCCCCGGGGCCTCGCGCCCCGGAGTCGCAGCTCAGCCCTCGCTCCAGCGCCTCGGAGGTCTGCGCCTGGCTGCAGGCCAAGGGCTTCAGTTCAGG GACCGTTGCGGCGCTGGGAGAACTGAGCGGCGCTCAGCTATTCTCGCTGCCGAAGGAGAAGTTTCGGGCGCTTAGCCCCGAGGAGGGGGCGCGCGTGTATAGCCAGATCACGGTGCAGCGCTCGCTGCTGGAG GACAAAGAGAACGTGTCAGAGCTGGAGGCAGTGatgaagaagcaaaagaagagaatggaaaacgAGGTGGAAACGGAAGTCTTTTGA
- the EPS8L1 gene encoding epidermal growth factor receptor kinase substrate 8-like protein 1 isoform X1, whose translation MSTAPGPKASLKQSAKSIYEQRKRYSTEVMSDVSTNAVNHLVTFCLGEDAIHTVEDASQKLALMDSQGRIWAQDMLLSVSPSHVTLLDPLSKEELECYPVSAIVRCDTVRPPGQRRPLLLLVCQEPERAQPDVHFFQGRCVGVESIQEEIQRALHNYRSGCGERRAAALRATSVEPQQHPSPIAEAAPLPHRPTFRAAIHTVQPAAGRGRPQAEPIPEAEETRRPGREEVCLSSDPASPDLGPRGPDLASLQAERDVDILNHVFDDVEKFISKLQKSAEASRVLEHRERSRRTRHREAGGEGPPSSGSPEQPLPGPPGPLPNTLPLPGSPPAPPAGLTPHRDLTGSLSLSLTLPDAVCTSPVTAPAFLPTDGLLALRAKPPSRAEYTDVLQKIKYAFSLLARLRGNIANPTSQELLHFLFGPLQMIVDTLGGPQLARDVRRPHLTSEAVTLLRDNVTQRENTLWTSLGDSWTRPGMDLPPEEGPPYRPEFYSGWEPPAMDPQGRAWEDPVEKQLQHERRRQQQSAPQVAVNGHPDGEPEAEPQGPEPAGKWALCNYDFQARNSSELSVKEWDILEVLDDQRKWWKVQDQRGQKGYVPYNILTPHPGPRGGCSLENSTAVPPPPPAPAPGPAPATPPPPEPAPAQAPPALPTSALAPAPAPPPPPLPPPAPALAPGGAQTQAPAPAPARSPRDSCENLSNLDLGKKENFCPMLLLSINEELQARLAQGLTGPSRAAPGPRAPESQLSPRSSASEVCAWLQAKGFSSGTVAALGELSGAQLFSLPKEKFRALSPEEGARVYSQITVQRSLLEDKENVSELEAVMKKQKKRMENEVETEVF comes from the exons ATGAGCACCGCCCCTGG CCCGAAAGCTTCTCTCAAACAGAGTGCCAAGTCTATCTATG AACAGAGAAAGCGCTACTCCACTGAGGTCATGTCCGACGTTTCCACCAACGCAGTCAAT CACCTGGTGACCTTCTGCCTGGGTGAGGATGCCATACACACGGTGGAGGACGCCTCGCAGAAGCTGGCCCTCATGGACAGCCAAGGCCGCATCTGGGCCCAGGACATGCTGCTGAGCGTGTCTCCCAGCCACGTCACGCTGCTGGACCCGCTCTCCAAG GAGGAGCTGGAGTGCTACCCGGTGAGCGCCATCGTGCGGTGCGACACGGTGAGGCCGCCGGGCCAGAGACGCCCTCTGCTGCTGCTCGTGTGCCAGGAGCCGGAGCGCGCGCAGCCCGACGTGCATTTCTTCCAGGGCCGCTGTGTCGGG GTGGAGTCGATCCAAGAGGAAATCCAGAGAGCTCTGCACAACTACCGCTCGGGCTGCGGGGAGCGCAGGGCGGCGGCACTCAG GGCTACGTCAGTGGAGCCACAGCAACACCCCTCGCCCATCGCCGAGGCTGCGCCGCTGCCGCATCGCCCGACATTCCGCGCGGCGATCCACACCGTGCAGCCGGCCGCGGGCCGCGGGCGACCCCAGGCGGAGCCCATCCCAGAGGCGGAGGAGACGCGGAGGCCGGGCCGGGAGGAGGTCTGCCTCAGCTCTGACCCGGCCTCCCCAGACCTGGGGCCCCGTGGCCCGGACCTGGCCAGTCTGCAGGCGGAGCGGGATGTG GACATCCTGAACCACGTGTTCGACGACGTGGAGAAGTTCATATCCAAGCTGCAGAAGTCGGCCGAGGCGTCCCGAGTGCTGGAGCACCGAGAGCGCAGCCGCAGGACCCGGCACCGGGAGGCCGGGGGTGAGGGGCCGCCATCCAGCGGCAGTCCTGAACAGCCCCTCCCTGGCCCTCCGGGGCCACTCCCAAATACCCTCCCTCTCCCCGGGTCTccccctgcaccccctgcaggtCTGACTCCCCATCGCGACCTCActgggtctctgtctctctctttgacCCTGCCTGATGCTGTCTGCACGTCCCCCGTCACCGCGCCTGCCTTCCTACCCACAGACGGCCTCCTGGCGCTGCGGGCCAAGCCGCCCTCAAGGGCCGAGTACACCGACGTGCTTCAGAAAATCAAGTACGCCTTCAGCCTGCTG GCCCGGTTGCGCGGCAACATCGCCAACCCCACCTCCCAGGAGCTGCTGCACTTCCTGTTCGGTCCTCTGCAGATG ATTGTAGACACCTTGGGCGGCCCGCAGTTGGCCAGAGACGTGAGGCGGCCGCATCTGACTTCGGAGGCTGTGACACTGCTGCGAGACAACGTCACTCAACGTGAAAACACGCTCTGGACCTCGCTGGGGGACTCTTGGACGCGTCCGGG GATGGACCTGCCCCCAGAGGAGGGGCCCCCATACAGACCTGAGTTCTACAGCGGCTGGGAGCCCCCAGCCATGGACCCACAGGGCCGTGCCTGGGAGGATCCAGTAGAGAAACAGCTACAGCACGAGAGGCGGCGCCAGCAG CAAAGCGCTCCCCAGGTCGCTGTCAATGG tCACCCAGACGGGGAACCAGAAGCTGAGCCCCAGGGGCCGGAGCCGGCGGGAAAGTGGGCCCTATGTAATTATGACTTCCAGGCGCGCAACAGCAGTGAGCTGTCCGTCAAGGAGTGGGACATACTGGAG GTCCTAGATGACCAGCGCAAGTGGTGGAAGGTCCAGGACCAGCGTGGGCAGAAGGGATACGTACCCTATAATATCCTGACACCCCATCCGGGGCCGCGGGGGGGCTGCAGTCTG GAGAATAGCACGGCCGTTCCCCCTCCACCACCAGCGCCGGCCCCGGGCCCGGCTCCAGCTACCCCTCCTCCACCAGAGCCGGCCCCGGCCCAGGCTCCCCCCGCTCTTCCCACATCTGCCTTGGCCCCGGCCCCtgcgcccccgccccctccccttcccccaccagcGCCAGCCCTGGCTCCAGGAGGAGCGCAGACCCAGGCTCCGGCTCCGGCTCCAGCTCGGTCTCCCAGGGACAGCTGCGAGAACCTCAGCAATTTGGACTTGGGCAAGAAGG AGAATTTCTGCCCGATGCTCTTGCTCAGTATCAACGAGGAGCTGCAGGCACGCCTGGCCCAGGGCCTCACGGGCCCCAGCCGCGCTGCCCCGGGGCCTCGCGCCCCGGAGTCGCAGCTCAGCCCTCGCTCCAGCGCCTCGGAGGTCTGCGCCTGGCTGCAGGCCAAGGGCTTCAGTTCAGG GACCGTTGCGGCGCTGGGAGAACTGAGCGGCGCTCAGCTATTCTCGCTGCCGAAGGAGAAGTTTCGGGCGCTTAGCCCCGAGGAGGGGGCGCGCGTGTATAGCCAGATCACGGTGCAGCGCTCGCTGCTGGAG GACAAAGAGAACGTGTCAGAGCTGGAGGCAGTGatgaagaagcaaaagaagagaatggaaaacgAGGTGGAAACGGAAGTCTTTTGA